caacaaagactagaaaggacctgagaacatcaccagaaactccaactctacaggcaacacaatagcactaaattcatatctttcagtactcacctAACCTCAATGgattaaacactccaatcaaatgatatagggtatcagaatggataagaaaatgagacccatctgtatgctgcttacaagagacccatttaaACCCTAAAGATacattcagattgaaaataagggtatggagaaccatctatcatgctaatgctcaccaaaagaaagctggagtagccatacttgtatcagacaaactggattttaaaataaagatggtaacaagagatgaagaagggtgttATAGCATAATTAATgcatctatccaccaagaagatctaacaattgtaaacatttataccCCTAACATGTGGAAACCCAAatttataaatcagttaatcacaaacaaagaaactcattgataataatacgaTAATGGTAGGGGACTTCAATGCCCcgcttacaacaatggacagatgatctaaacagaaaaccaacaaggaaacaatggcttttaatgacatactggacctgatggacttaatagatatattcaggacAATTCACTTAAAgcaggagaatacacattctttttgagtgcacatggaacattctccagaatagatcacataccaggacacaaatcagctctcaacaagtacaaaatgatcaagatgataccttgcatattttcacaccacaacactatgaaactcgaagtcaaccacaagaaaaaatttggaaagaccacaaatacatgctATAGTGATTGGATGCATGTTTATCTTCTATTTATATTCCTTAGTTTATAGATATCCGTCTGTTATATTACATAATTAGTAGTTATATGAAATGCAACTAAATCCTTTCAGGATTtaacttttacaatttttttttcttttcccagcaaACCTCCTGTGGTCTTTAACTCGATTAAGactaatgcatttttaaaaaaggtttatttattcattttgagagagagagtgcaagcagatgaggggcagagagggaatgagagagaatcccaagcagtctccatgctacCAGCATGGAgccgacactgggctcaaactgaacccatgtggggcttgaactcatgaaccatgagatcatgacctgagacaaaaccaaaattctgaagctcaaccaactgagccacccaggtgccccaggtctaATGCCTTTTTTGATTAAACTAAGTCTCAAAATGTCTCAGTGAGCAGTGTCCCTTACATAGAGTTGGGATTCTTACTTTCTGTGTTCTCCTAGCACCCTAGGGTGTACTTATATCAtgttattgtaattatttatttacttgattaTGTGATATTTTATCGTGAGTTTCCTGAGAGCAGCTTTTTACATAATTCAAAGAGATCTTCAGTGACTTGCagtatattcaataaatgttgaatgaatgaatgaataattaatatGGTATTTCCAGAATAATGATCCTTTTAAGGTACCTAACAAAAACCCCTTGAAAGATGGTAgaatttgattttcatatatataacaatgtatatttttattcactACTACAGATAAACAAAGAGGCATAAAATGGTCAAGGCAAACTTGACagtcatttccaattttattttcctggggTTTACTCCTTACCCCAAAGTTGAGGTCATCATATTTGTGCTGTGCTTGCTGATGTACCTGATCACCCTGCTGGGTAATATCATTCTGATCTCCATCACCATCCTGGATTCCCACCTACACAaacccatgtacttcttcctcagcAACCTCTCCTTTTTAGACATCTGGTACACCTCTTCTGCTCTCACTCCAATGCTGACAAACTTTGTTTCAGGGAAAAACACCATCTCATTCTCAGGATGTGCCACTCAGATGTACTTTTCTCTTGCCATGGGCTCCACTGAGTGTGTGCTCCTGTCCACGATGGCGTATGACCGGTATGTGGCCATCTGCAACCCTCTGAGATACCCCATCATCATGAACAAGAGGGCTTGTGTGCAGATTGCCGCTGGCTCCTGGATGACAGGCTGCCTCACCGCCCTGGTGGAAACAGTATCTGTGCTGCAGCTGTCTCTCTGTGGAAGTAGCATCATCAATCACTTCACTTGTGAAATTCTGGCTGTCTTGAAACTAGTTTGTGTGGATACTTCCAGGGTGCAGTTGATCATGCTGGTGATCAGCGTACTTCTTCTTCCTATGCCGATGCTCCTCATTTGTGTCTCTTACGCATTCATTCTCTCCAACATCCTGAGAATCAGCTCAGTGGATGGTGGAAGCAAAGCCTTTTCAACATGCGCAGCCCACCTGACTGTGGTGGTTTTGTTCTATGGGACAGCTCTCTCCATGTACCTGAAGCCCTCCGCTGTAGATTCACAGGAAATAGACAAATTTATGGCTTTGGTATATGCTGGATTAACCCCCATGTTGAATCCTATCATTTATAGTTTACGGAACAAAGAGGTAAAAGTAGCTGTGAAAAAATTGCTGATTAGGAACCCTCTGTGTGCTTTTTTAATCCCCCATAGCAAATCATAACATTAGTCTAAGGGATGTATTGATGTGTTCAATACGCACCAGAACATTGGACTAAGAGGGGAAGACACTCAATTTAAATAAGATGTGTGATTTCCTAAGTTTCCTCCTTGACTGACTGCTGAAGCTCTAAGATAATATAGACATATGTTACATAAGCATATCTGAAATCTTACATAAAAAGGGCTCATGGTGAcaaatttcaatattttgttttgggTGATAGAATGTAAGTATAGCTTTAAACATTACGTTAGTGTATTGTTAGTATTCAAAATTATGTGCATGtaatatacaaatgtaaaaactatAGTAGACTTTTTAGATAGTTTATTATTAACCTCTGTTTTAGGCTGAGTTGTGTCCCTGCAAAACTTATGTTGAAGCTCTCatccccagtatctcagaatgtatCTACttttggagataaggcctttaaaGTGGTGATTAAGTTAAAGCGAGGCTATCAGTGTGAGCCCTCATACAATTCGAGTTGTGtcattatgagaaaatatttaagaaatttagaCACCCATGAGTACACGAGTGTTGCTCACACACAGAAGCAAGGACATAGCAAGAAAGCGGCTATCTGAAAGCCagggagaggcctcagaagaaatcaaatcTGCCAACACTTTAATCTTGGTCTTCTatcctccagaactatgagaaagtcaatttctgttgttcaggCAATCCAATCTGtgttattttgttatggtagtATTAGGAAACCACTACAACCTCTTTTAAGCATTGCTAAATTTAATGGGAGTAATTGCATATTCTACGAAGTATAACTGTGTTTTACATGTGTGGAAATATTTGTGGATGCAGATAGATGTGTGTGATGTGAATTTCTATGTACAAATGGAGAAGGTCTGCACAAATATATACTGAATAGAAATGGGGTAGAGGGATGCTAGTCTGCAAAAATATGAGAGAGTTTAGCAGTTTGTTGTTGGTCTTCGACTGCTGACATTAATTTCGTAAATTCAAAGAAGCTGCAGGATGTTTCAGTGAAACTACAAGCACCCTTCCCTTTTTTATTGTGCTTTCCTCTGACACCTAGATGCTTAGATACAAGGGTATAAATGAAGCTATAAgcatttagaaacaaaatacatgatatatttatattataaaatatacagtatCCCAAACCCACTAAAATGGTGAGAAATGCTGAAATATATGACATATCTTATTGTATAAGccataatatacaaagaacttaaaaatatacactcATCAGTATTTGTAACATTTGTATGTCCTTTCTGGACCAGATGACTAAATGTGAGGGCAGTGTGCAAAACTTATTTGCTCTTTATCATGAAGTTGTCACAAGAGTCAATAAAATTGTGATGGCTTGGATCCAGAA
The Prionailurus viverrinus isolate Anna chromosome D4, UM_Priviv_1.0, whole genome shotgun sequence genome window above contains:
- the LOC125150034 gene encoding olfactory receptor 13F1-like, which produces MVKANLTVISNFIFLGFTPYPKVEVIIFVLCLLMYLITLLGNIILISITILDSHLHKPMYFFLSNLSFLDIWYTSSALTPMLTNFVSGKNTISFSGCATQMYFSLAMGSTECVLLSTMAYDRYVAICNPLRYPIIMNKRACVQIAAGSWMTGCLTALVETVSVLQLSLCGSSIINHFTCEILAVLKLVCVDTSRVQLIMLVISVLLLPMPMLLICVSYAFILSNILRISSVDGGSKAFSTCAAHLTVVVLFYGTALSMYLKPSAVDSQEIDKFMALVYAGLTPMLNPIIYSLRNKEVKVAVKKLLIRNPLCAFLIPHSKS